A stretch of Leucobacter aridicollis DNA encodes these proteins:
- a CDS encoding TRAP transporter small permease, with product MSEALVTVPPDELDELERSSRVVRWLVGAERALSSLALVATFSLVLLQVVSRYVFHSPLTWTEELARFSLVWLAFLGAGFVMARRQHIAVDILAKALGKVGERIVNGIAIVVVLIVSGVLAVAGAQFAVLASAIKAPATQLPMSVVYGAAAVGFALIFIHGVLNSGFDMAQARKRSTVAAGPEGVSE from the coding sequence GTGAGTGAGGCACTTGTTACGGTCCCGCCGGACGAGCTAGACGAACTCGAACGTTCAAGCCGGGTAGTTCGGTGGCTTGTTGGTGCCGAACGCGCCCTCTCGAGCCTTGCGCTCGTCGCTACATTCTCGTTGGTTCTGCTGCAGGTCGTGAGCCGTTACGTATTCCATAGCCCCTTGACCTGGACAGAAGAGCTCGCACGATTCTCCCTGGTGTGGCTTGCGTTCCTAGGGGCAGGTTTTGTTATGGCACGTCGCCAGCACATCGCGGTGGATATCCTCGCGAAGGCACTCGGCAAGGTCGGAGAACGGATTGTGAACGGCATTGCCATCGTGGTCGTACTGATCGTCTCAGGAGTTCTCGCGGTGGCGGGCGCACAGTTCGCTGTGCTTGCGAGCGCGATCAAAGCGCCCGCCACACAGCTTCCCATGAGCGTGGTCTACGGTGCAGCCGCAGTCGGGTTTGCGTTGATTTTTATTCACGGTGTGCTCAATTCCGGATTTGACATGGCGCAAGCCCGCAAACGGAGCACAGTGGCTGCAGGGCCGGAAGGAGTGAGCGAGTGA
- a CDS encoding DctP family TRAP transporter solute-binding subunit, whose amino-acid sequence MNTQKTRLVGIAALGAAAALALAGCSGAPASNGAGGDGDVTLRLAHVYEAAHPVETCGVKTLQDELDGSGITVKSFPAAQLGSEAEALEQVATGALDIAVAGSSFLGTWYEPAAVFDAAYLFDDVEHFNSTLNSDLMAGVFDELASQSGLRVQSGWYYGTRHVTANKEISSPADMKGLKIRTPDAPMYLKNTEVMGGTATPMALSEVYLGLQQGVIEAQENPLPTIATAKLNEVQKVVNLTGHMVQGVFLTTQESLGNRLSAEQNASFTAALESAAAAVQECVETQESEIIATWSSDGSIAINDAVKRDEFAKAAVSEFSKNPVWGELYSDIRAGK is encoded by the coding sequence ATGAATACCCAGAAGACTCGCCTCGTTGGGATCGCTGCGCTCGGCGCCGCGGCCGCGCTCGCACTTGCTGGTTGCAGTGGCGCCCCCGCGTCAAACGGTGCTGGAGGCGACGGCGACGTCACGCTCCGGCTAGCCCATGTGTACGAGGCAGCCCACCCTGTCGAAACCTGTGGCGTGAAGACCCTGCAGGACGAACTGGACGGCAGCGGGATCACGGTGAAGAGTTTCCCCGCAGCACAGCTTGGTAGCGAAGCCGAAGCCCTCGAGCAAGTTGCGACGGGGGCGCTCGATATCGCTGTTGCCGGCTCTTCGTTCCTGGGCACCTGGTACGAGCCAGCTGCGGTATTCGACGCTGCCTACCTTTTTGACGACGTCGAGCACTTCAACAGCACGTTGAACAGCGACCTGATGGCAGGCGTATTCGACGAACTTGCGTCCCAGAGTGGACTACGCGTGCAGTCTGGCTGGTACTACGGCACGCGCCACGTGACCGCGAACAAGGAGATCTCCTCGCCGGCCGACATGAAGGGCTTGAAAATTCGTACTCCGGATGCACCGATGTACTTGAAGAACACCGAAGTCATGGGCGGAACGGCGACGCCTATGGCACTGAGCGAGGTGTATCTCGGGCTACAGCAAGGGGTGATTGAGGCGCAGGAGAATCCGTTGCCGACAATCGCTACCGCGAAGCTCAACGAAGTCCAGAAGGTCGTCAATCTCACCGGGCACATGGTTCAGGGCGTGTTCCTCACGACTCAGGAATCACTCGGGAACCGGTTGAGCGCAGAGCAGAATGCAAGTTTCACGGCTGCGCTTGAGTCTGCAGCTGCGGCAGTCCAGGAGTGTGTCGAGACCCAGGAATCTGAGATCATCGCGACGTGGTCGTCGGACGGGTCGATTGCCATCAACGACGCCGTGAAGCGAGATGAGTTTGCAAAGGCCGCAGTTTCCGAGTTTTCGAAGAACCCGGTTTGGGGCGAGCTGTACTCTGACATTCGGGCCGGCAAGTGA